From the Meleagris gallopavo isolate NT-WF06-2002-E0010 breed Aviagen turkey brand Nicholas breeding stock chromosome 17, Turkey_5.1, whole genome shotgun sequence genome, one window contains:
- the YWHAH gene encoding 14-3-3 protein eta: protein KKFVISEDKPFEFDLCVYFQVTELNEPLSNEDRNLLSVAYKNVVGARRSSWRVISSIEQKTMADGNEKKLEKVKAYREKIEKELETVCNDVLALLDKYLIKNCNDFQYESKVFYLKMKGDYYRYLAEVAAGEKKNSVVEASEAAYKEAFEISKEHMQPTHPIRLGLALNFSVFYYEIQNAPEQACLLAKQAFDDAIAELDTLNEDSYKDSTLIMQLLRDNLTLWTSDQQDEEAGEGNN, encoded by the coding sequence AAGAAATTTGTTATTTCTGAAGATAAGCCCTTTGAATTTGATCTTTGTGTGTATTTTCAGGTAACTGAGCTGAATGAGCCTCTCTCAAATGAGGACAGAAACCTGCTGTCTGTAGCCTACAAGAACGTAGTTGGAGCTAGACGATCCTCCTGGCGTGTCATCAGCAGCATAGAGCAGAAGACTATGGCTGAtgggaatgagaagaagctggAGAAGGTCAAAGCCTATAGGGAGAAGATAGAAAAGGAACTTGAGACAGTCTGCAATGATGTTTTGGCTCTCCTCGATAAGTACTTGATCAAGAACTGCAATGACTTCCAGTATGAGAGCAAGgttttttatctgaaaatgaaaggagattATTACCGCTATTTGGCAGAAgttgctgctggagagaagaaGAACAGTGTTGTGGAAGCCTCAGAAGCTGCCTATAAGGAGGCCTTTGAAATCAGCAAAGAGCACATGCAGCCTACTCACCCAATTAGGCTTGGGCTGGCACTCAATTTCTCCGTGTTCTACTATGAAATCCAGAATGCTCCTGAGCAAGCCTGCCTTTTAGCCAAACAAGCCTTTGATGATGCCATAGCAGAGCTGGACACACTAAATGAGGATTCCTACAAGGACTCCACTCTCATCATGCAGTTACTTCGAGATAACCTCACTCTGTGGACGAGTGACCAGCAAGATGAAGAAGCAGGAGAAGGCAATAATTAA